One Homo sapiens chromosome 13, GRCh38.p14 Primary Assembly genomic window carries:
- the KCTD4 gene encoding BTB/POZ domain-containing protein KCTD4: MERKINRREKEKEYEGKHNSLEDTDQGKNCKSTLMTLNVGGYLYITQKQTLTKYPDTFLEGIVNGKILCPFDADGHYFIDRDGLLFRHVLNFLRNGELLLPEGFRENQLLAQEAEFFQLKGLAEEVKSRWEKEQLTPRETTFLEITDNHDRSQGLRIFCNAPDFISKIKSRIVLVSKSRLDGFPEEFSISSNIIQFKYFIKSENGTRLVLKEDNTFVCTLETLKFEAIMMALKCGFRLLTSLDCSKGSIVHSDALHFIK; encoded by the coding sequence ATGGAGCGTAAaataaacagaagagaaaaagaaaaggagtatGAAGGGAAACACAACAGCCTGGAAGATACTGATCAAGGAAAGAACTGCAAATCCACACTGATGACCCTCAACGTTGGTGGATATTTATACATTactcaaaaacaaacactgaCCAAGTACCCAGACACTTTCCTTGAAGGTATAGTAAATGGAAAAATCCTCTGCCCGTTTGATGCTGATGGTCATTATTTCATAGACAGGGATGGTCTCCTCTTCAGGCATGTCCTAAACTTCCTACGAAATGGAGAACTTCTATTGCCCGAAGGGTTTCGAGAAAATCAACTTCTTGCACAAGAAGCAGAATTCTTTCAGCTCAAGGGACTGGCAGAGGAAGTGAAATCCAGGTGGGAGAAAGAACAGCTAACACCCAGAGAGACTACTTTCTTGGAAATAACAGATAACCACGATCGTTCACAAGGATTAAGAATCTTCTGTAATGCTCCTGATTTCATATCAAAAATAAAGTCTCGCATTGTTCTGGTGTCCAAAAGCAGGCTGGATGGATTTCCAGAGGAGTTTTCAATATCGTCAAATATCATCCAATTTAAATACTTCATAAAGTCTGAAAATGGCACTCGACTTGTACTAAAGGAAGACAACACCTTTGTCTGTACCTTGGAAACTCTTAAGTTTGAGGCTATCATGATGGCTTTAAAGTGTGGCTTTAGACTGCTGACCAGCCTGGATTGTTCCAAAGGGTCAATTGTTCACAGCGATGCACTTCATTTTATCAAGTAA